Proteins encoded by one window of Gopherus evgoodei ecotype Sinaloan lineage unplaced genomic scaffold, rGopEvg1_v1.p scaffold_58_arrow_ctg1, whole genome shotgun sequence:
- the LOC115643419 gene encoding uncharacterized protein LOC115643419: protein MGSNNMDENFFLDIPDAALEALNFEQDGSQNHPIGFPEITDEDLSSVIPQEEMLKGRALKGAKKFPSEAAAVGSKGIKHTDFEQPCTSKSLIAQSPQPLKRGKKFPSEAAAVGSKGIKHTDFEQPCTSKSLIEQNQPALKKAKKSTSKTASIFRAGGKGLRSPAFEPPKATSTTFKNHGKRGRGGKAPRFQQTYASPTQSALKTL, encoded by the exons ATGGGGAGCAACAACATG gacGAGAACTTTTTTCTTGACATTCCAGATGCCGCGCTAGAAGCTTTAAATTTTG aacaagATGGAAGTCAAAACCACCCAATAGGTTTTCCTGAAATTACAGACGAAG ACTTATCAAGTGTTATTCCTCAAGAAGAAATGTTGAAGGGAAGAGCGCTTAAAGGGGCCAAGAAATTTCCCTCTGAGGCAGCTGCAGTTGGAAGCAAGGGTATTAAACACACCGATTTTGAACAGCCCTGCACGTCCAAATCCCTTATTGCCCAAAGCCCACAACCTTTAAAGAGGGGCAAAAAATTTCCCTCTGAGGCAGCTGCAGTCGGAAGCAAGGGTATTAAGCACACCGATTTTGAACAGCCCTGTACGTCTAAATCccttattgaacaaaaccagccggCATTAAAAAAGGCCAAAAAGTCTACCTCTAAAACAGCATCCATTTTCAGGGCGGGGGGAAAGGGGCTCAGATCCCCTGCTTTTGAACCGCCCAAAGCTACCTCTACAACTTTCAAAAACCATGGTAAGCGAGGCAGAGGCGGTAAAGCCCCTCGTTTTCAACAGACCTATGCCTCCCCGACCCAATCAGCTTTAAAAACTCTGTAG